The Bacillus vallismortis genome window below encodes:
- the abnB gene encoding arabinan endo-1,5-alpha-L-arabinosidase AbnB: protein MLNRLFRVCFLAALIMAFTLPNSAYAQKGEKPVFTEVSVHDPSVIETNGTFYVFGSHLASAKTNDLMQWQQLTTSVSNTNPLIPNVYEELKDTFEWAQSDTLWAADVTQLADGKYYMYYNACRGDSPRSAMGVAVADNIEGPYKNKGIFLKSGMEGTSSDGTPYDATKHPNVVDPHTFFDKDGKLWMVYGSYSGGIFILEMNPKTGFPLPGQGYGKKLLGGNHSRIEGPYVLYNPDTQYYYLYLSYGGLDATGGYNIRVARSKKPDGPYYDAEGNPMIDVRGKEGTVFDDRSIEPYGVKLMGSYSFETETEKGTGYVSPGHNSAYYDEKTGRSYLLFHTRFPGRGEEHEVRVHQMFMNKDGWPVTAPYRYAGETLEKVKQKDITGTYKLIQHGKDISADIKKTINIQLNKNHTISGEMTGTWQKTGKNTAEITLAGKKYSGVFLRQWDSVREKDVMTFSVLNGSGEAVWGSK from the coding sequence ATGTTAAACCGATTGTTCCGTGTATGTTTTCTTGCAGCTCTTATTATGGCCTTTACCCTGCCAAACTCCGCTTATGCACAAAAGGGAGAAAAACCCGTATTTACAGAAGTCAGTGTTCATGACCCTTCTGTCATTGAGACAAACGGCACCTTTTATGTTTTTGGATCTCATCTCGCTTCAGCAAAAACAAATGACCTCATGCAATGGCAACAGCTGACCACCAGTGTAAGCAACACCAATCCTCTGATTCCGAATGTCTACGAAGAATTAAAAGATACCTTCGAATGGGCGCAATCCGATACCCTGTGGGCGGCTGACGTCACACAACTGGCGGACGGCAAATACTACATGTACTACAACGCCTGCCGCGGCGATTCGCCAAGATCGGCCATGGGCGTGGCCGTCGCTGACAACATCGAAGGCCCGTACAAAAACAAAGGCATCTTTTTAAAATCAGGAATGGAAGGCACAAGCAGCGATGGAACACCGTATGACGCAACCAAACACCCGAATGTTGTAGACCCGCATACCTTCTTTGATAAAGACGGCAAGCTGTGGATGGTGTACGGATCATACTCTGGCGGCATTTTCATTCTTGAAATGAATCCGAAAACAGGCTTCCCGCTTCCTGGGCAGGGATACGGCAAAAAACTGCTCGGCGGCAACCACAGCAGAATCGAAGGCCCGTATGTTCTCTACAATCCAGACACCCAATACTACTATTTATACCTGTCATATGGCGGTCTCGACGCAACAGGAGGCTATAACATTCGTGTCGCCCGCTCCAAAAAACCGGACGGCCCTTACTATGACGCAGAAGGCAACCCAATGATTGACGTCCGCGGCAAAGAAGGCACAGTCTTCGATGACCGCTCTATCGAACCGTACGGCGTCAAACTGATGGGCAGCTATTCATTTGAAACAGAAACTGAAAAAGGAACAGGCTACGTCTCGCCAGGCCACAATTCCGCATACTATGACGAAAAAACCGGACGATCCTATTTACTCTTCCACACCCGCTTCCCGGGCAGAGGTGAAGAACACGAAGTCAGAGTCCACCAAATGTTCATGAACAAAGACGGCTGGCCGGTAACAGCCCCATATCGTTACGCAGGTGAAACACTGGAAAAAGTAAAACAAAAAGACATCACAGGAACCTACAAACTCATCCAGCACGGAAAAGACATCTCAGCAGACATCAAAAAAACCATCAACATCCAACTCAACAAAAACCACACCATTTCCGGGGAAATGACCGGAACATGGCAGAAAACTGGTAAAAATACAGCCGAAATCACGTTAGCCGGCAAGAAGTATAGCGGAGTATTTTTACGGCAGTGGGATTCGGTGAGAGAGAAGGACGTGATGACGTTTAGTGTGTTGAATGGCAGCGGTGAGGCTGTTTGGGGGTCTAAATAA
- the hutP gene encoding hut operon transcriptional regulator HutP, which produces MTLHKERRIGRLSVLLLLNEDEERTQVGELERDGWKVCLGKVGSMDAHKVVAAIETASKKSGVIQSDGYRESHALYHATMEALHGVTRGEMLLGSLLRTVGLRFAVLRGNPYESEAEGDWIAVSLYGTIGAPIKGLEHETFGVGINHI; this is translated from the coding sequence ATGACACTGCACAAAGAGCGCCGGATCGGCCGGCTGTCTGTTCTTCTGCTGCTTAATGAAGATGAAGAACGTACACAGGTCGGGGAGCTGGAGCGAGATGGATGGAAAGTCTGTCTCGGCAAGGTAGGATCAATGGACGCGCATAAAGTAGTAGCCGCAATTGAAACCGCTTCCAAAAAGAGCGGTGTCATTCAATCTGACGGTTATCGCGAGTCACATGCGCTTTATCATGCAACGATGGAGGCTTTGCATGGCGTGACCAGAGGTGAAATGCTGCTTGGATCGCTGCTTCGGACGGTTGGCTTGAGGTTTGCCGTTTTGAGGGGAAATCCTTATGAAAGTGAAGCGGAAGGCGATTGGATCGCTGTCTCGCTTTATGGAACAATCGGGGCGCCGATCAAAGGACTTGAGCATGAGACATTCGGCGTTGGAATCAATCACATATGA
- the hutH gene encoding histidine ammonia-lyase, translated as MVTLDGSSLTTADVARVLFDFEETAASEESMERVKKSRAAVERIVHEEKTIYGITTGFGKFSDVLIQKEDSATLQLNLILSHACGVGDPFPECVSRAMLLLRANALLKGFSGVRAELVEQLLAFLNKRVHPVIPQQGSLGASGDLAPLSHLALALIGQGEVFFEGEKMPAMKGLKKAGIQPITLTSKEGLALINGTQAMTAMGVVAYIEAEKLAYQIERIASLTIEGLRGIIDAFDEDIHSARGYQEQIDVAERIRFYLSDSSLTTSQGELRVQDAYSLRCIPQVHGATWQTLVYVKEKLEIEMNAATDNPLIFNDGDKVISGGNFHGQPIAFAMDFLKIAMSELANIAERRIERLVNPQLNDLPPFLSPHPGLQSGAMIMQYAAASLVSENKTLAHPASVDSIPSSANQEDHVSMGTIAARHAYQVIANTRRVIAIEAICALQAVEYRGIEHAATYTKQLFQEMRKVVPSIQQDRIFSYDIERLTDWLKKESLLPDHKNEELRGMNI; from the coding sequence ATGGTGACTTTAGACGGTTCTTCATTGACAACAGCCGACGTCGCTCGTGTGCTGTTTGATTTTGAGGAGACAGCGGCTTCCGAGGAAAGTATGGAGCGCGTGAAAAAAAGCAGAGCGGCAGTGGAACGGATTGTTCACGAAGAAAAGACAATCTACGGCATCACCACCGGATTTGGCAAATTCAGTGATGTCCTGATTCAAAAAGAAGACTCGGCGACGCTTCAGCTGAATTTAATCCTTTCTCATGCCTGCGGAGTGGGTGATCCTTTTCCTGAGTGTGTTTCCAGGGCAATGTTGCTTTTGCGCGCCAATGCGCTGTTAAAAGGGTTTTCCGGTGTACGTGCTGAACTGGTTGAACAGTTGCTTGCTTTTCTAAATAAACGCGTCCATCCTGTCATCCCCCAGCAGGGATCACTTGGCGCAAGCGGGGATCTGGCGCCGCTTTCCCATTTGGCGCTTGCGCTGATCGGTCAAGGAGAAGTCTTTTTTGAGGGAGAAAAGATGCCGGCAATGAAGGGATTGAAAAAAGCCGGTATTCAGCCGATAACGCTGACATCCAAGGAAGGACTTGCCTTGATTAACGGGACTCAGGCCATGACTGCTATGGGTGTGGTCGCATACATTGAAGCTGAAAAACTAGCCTATCAAATCGAGCGCATCGCCAGCTTAACGATCGAGGGGCTGAGGGGAATTATTGATGCGTTTGACGAGGATATTCACTCAGCCCGCGGCTATCAGGAGCAGATTGACGTCGCAGAACGAATTCGCTTCTATCTATCCGACAGCAGCCTGACAACCTCTCAAGGTGAACTGCGGGTTCAGGATGCCTATTCATTGCGGTGTATTCCGCAAGTGCATGGTGCGACTTGGCAAACGTTAGTCTATGTCAAAGAAAAATTAGAGATTGAGATGAATGCAGCTACGGACAATCCTCTTATTTTCAATGACGGTGACAAAGTGATTTCCGGCGGAAACTTTCACGGACAGCCTATAGCCTTTGCCATGGATTTTCTGAAAATCGCAATGTCAGAGCTTGCGAATATTGCAGAGCGCAGGATAGAGCGCCTTGTGAACCCGCAGCTGAATGACCTGCCGCCATTCCTAAGCCCTCACCCCGGTCTGCAATCCGGTGCAATGATCATGCAGTACGCCGCGGCCTCACTCGTTTCTGAAAATAAAACACTGGCGCATCCTGCAAGTGTGGATTCTATTCCGTCATCCGCCAACCAAGAAGACCATGTCAGCATGGGAACCATTGCTGCGCGGCATGCCTACCAGGTGATCGCGAATACAAGAAGAGTCATTGCAATCGAAGCGATTTGCGCATTGCAGGCGGTTGAATACAGAGGCATAGAACATGCAGCGACCTATACCAAACAGCTTTTTCAGGAAATGAGAAAAGTCGTGCCTTCCATTCAGCAGGACCGTATTTTCTCCTATGACATAGAACGCTTGACTGACTGGCTGAAGAAGGAATCTTTATTACCAGATCACAAGAATGAAGAACTGAGGGGGATGAACATATGA
- the hutU gene encoding urocanate hydratase gives MTDIKKSIRANRGTELECLGWEQEAVLRMLRNNLDPEVAEKPEDLIVYGGIGKAARNWDAFHAIEHSLKTLKNDETLLVQSGKPVGMFRTHPQAPRVLLANSVLVPKWADWEHFHELEKKGLMMYGQMTAGSWIYIGSQGILQGTYETFAELARQHFGGSLKGTLTLTAGLGGMGGAQPLSVTMNEGVVIAVEVDEKRIDKRIETKYCDRKTASIEEALAWAEEAKLAGKPLSIALLGNAAEVHHTLLNRGVTIDIVTDQTSAHDPLIGYVPEGYSLNEADRLRQDNPELYVRLAKQSMKKHVEAMLAFQQKGSVVFDYGNNIRQVAKDEGLENAFDFPGFVPAYIRPLFCEGKGPFRWAALSGDPADIYRTDALLKELFPENKALHRWIDMAQDKVTFQGLPSRICWLGYGERKKMGLAINELVRNGELKAPVVIGRDHLDCGSVASPNRETEAMKDGSDAVGDWAVLNALVNTAAGASWVSFHHGGGVGMGYSLHAGMVAVADGSELADERLARVLTSDPGMGIIRHADAGYERAVEVAKKQDIIVPMQKERE, from the coding sequence ATGACTGATATAAAAAAATCTATCCGTGCCAATAGGGGAACAGAGCTTGAATGCTTAGGGTGGGAGCAAGAGGCGGTGCTTCGGATGCTTCGAAACAACCTTGATCCGGAAGTCGCCGAGAAGCCGGAGGACCTGATTGTATACGGCGGAATTGGCAAAGCCGCCCGGAATTGGGACGCTTTTCACGCCATTGAGCATTCTTTGAAAACACTTAAAAATGATGAGACATTGCTCGTGCAATCCGGAAAGCCCGTTGGTATGTTCCGAACCCATCCGCAGGCGCCGCGCGTGCTTTTAGCAAATTCTGTTCTTGTTCCGAAGTGGGCGGACTGGGAGCATTTCCACGAACTTGAGAAAAAAGGGTTAATGATGTACGGGCAAATGACAGCGGGCAGCTGGATTTACATTGGCTCACAAGGCATATTGCAAGGAACCTATGAAACCTTCGCCGAGCTCGCGAGACAGCATTTCGGAGGAAGCTTAAAAGGAACATTGACTCTGACAGCCGGTCTCGGCGGAATGGGAGGCGCCCAGCCGCTGTCTGTCACGATGAATGAAGGAGTCGTCATTGCCGTCGAGGTTGACGAGAAACGAATCGACAAACGAATTGAAACAAAATACTGCGACCGAAAAACAGCGTCGATTGAAGAAGCCTTAGCATGGGCTGAAGAGGCAAAGCTAGCAGGAAAACCTCTCTCCATCGCTCTACTCGGAAACGCGGCAGAGGTTCACCATACCCTTCTGAATCGCGGCGTCACCATTGATATCGTCACCGATCAGACATCTGCCCATGACCCTTTAATCGGTTATGTTCCCGAGGGCTATTCCCTTAATGAAGCCGACCGTTTGCGCCAAGACAATCCAGAGCTTTACGTGCGCCTTGCGAAGCAAAGTATGAAAAAACATGTGGAAGCCATGCTGGCCTTTCAGCAAAAGGGCTCTGTTGTATTTGACTACGGCAACAATATCCGGCAAGTTGCTAAAGATGAAGGCCTGGAGAATGCCTTTGATTTTCCAGGGTTTGTCCCAGCCTACATCCGCCCCTTGTTCTGTGAAGGAAAAGGACCGTTCCGCTGGGCGGCGCTTTCCGGTGATCCGGCAGATATTTACCGTACAGATGCGTTATTAAAAGAACTATTTCCGGAAAATAAAGCCCTTCACCGCTGGATCGATATGGCACAGGATAAAGTCACGTTCCAAGGCTTGCCGTCCCGTATTTGCTGGCTCGGATATGGAGAACGAAAAAAGATGGGCCTCGCCATTAACGAGCTGGTCAGAAACGGGGAGCTAAAAGCGCCTGTCGTCATTGGGAGAGACCATTTGGACTGTGGGTCTGTCGCCTCTCCTAACCGGGAAACCGAAGCGATGAAGGACGGAAGTGACGCTGTCGGCGATTGGGCTGTGCTAAATGCGCTTGTCAACACGGCGGCCGGTGCAAGCTGGGTCTCCTTCCACCATGGCGGGGGCGTCGGAATGGGCTATTCCCTGCATGCCGGTATGGTCGCAGTTGCCGATGGAAGTGAGCTGGCTGACGAACGGCTCGCGCGGGTCTTAACGAGCGACCCTGGGATGGGCATTATCCGCCATGCGGATGCGGGTTATGAACGTGCCGTTGAAGTAGCGAAGAAACAAGACATTATCGTGCCAATGCAAAAAGAAAGGGAGTGA
- the hutI gene encoding imidazolonepropionase: MPKQIDTILINIGQLLTMESSGPRAGKSMQALHVIEDAVVGIHEQKIVFASKKGAEADYEADEIIDCSGRLVTPGLVDPHTHLVFGGSREKELNLKLQGISYLDILAQGGGILSTVKDTRAASEEELLQKGHFHLERMLSYGTTTAEVKSGYGLEKESELKQLRAAKQLHENQPVDLVSTFMGAHAIPPEYQQNPDEFLDQMLYLLPEIKEQELASFADIFTETGVFTVSQSRRYLKKAAEAGFGLKIHADEIDPLGGAELAGELKAVSADHLVGASDEGIKKLAEAGTIAVLLPGTTFYLGKSTFARARDMIDEGVCVSLATDFNPGSSPTENIQLIMSIAALHLKMTAEEIWHAVTVNAAYAIGKGEEAGQLKAGRSADLVIWEASNYMYIPYHYGVNHVHQVMKNGTVVVNRERAIYG, translated from the coding sequence ATGCCGAAACAAATTGATACGATTCTCATCAACATCGGTCAGCTTTTGACGATGGAAAGCAGCGGCCCCCGCGCGGGCAAAAGCATGCAGGCTCTTCATGTGATCGAAGACGCTGTGGTCGGCATCCATGAACAGAAGATTGTGTTCGCCTCAAAAAAAGGAGCTGAAGCCGATTACGAGGCAGACGAAATCATTGACTGTTCGGGACGGCTTGTAACGCCGGGTCTCGTCGATCCGCATACCCACCTTGTATTTGGCGGATCTCGGGAAAAGGAGCTGAATCTAAAGCTTCAGGGCATCTCATATTTAGATATACTGGCGCAGGGGGGCGGAATTCTGTCTACTGTCAAAGACACCAGAGCGGCTTCAGAAGAAGAGCTGCTGCAAAAAGGCCATTTTCATCTGGAGAGAATGCTGTCCTACGGGACGACCACGGCTGAAGTGAAAAGCGGCTATGGCTTAGAAAAAGAATCAGAGCTAAAACAATTGCGTGCCGCAAAACAACTTCATGAGAACCAGCCTGTTGACCTTGTCTCCACGTTTATGGGAGCCCATGCGATCCCTCCCGAATATCAACAAAACCCAGATGAATTTCTGGATCAAATGCTTTATCTGTTGCCGGAAATAAAAGAGCAAGAGCTCGCAAGCTTTGCGGATATTTTTACAGAAACAGGCGTTTTTACCGTCAGTCAATCCCGCCGTTACTTAAAAAAAGCGGCTGAAGCGGGATTCGGGTTGAAAATACACGCAGATGAAATCGACCCGCTTGGAGGAGCTGAATTAGCGGGGGAGCTAAAGGCTGTCTCAGCCGACCATTTAGTAGGCGCCTCAGACGAAGGCATAAAAAAATTGGCTGAGGCAGGAACGATCGCCGTCCTCTTGCCGGGCACGACATTTTATCTTGGCAAAAGCACATTCGCCAGAGCAAGAGACATGATTGATGAGGGTGTATGTGTCAGCTTGGCAACGGACTTTAATCCTGGCAGCTCGCCGACTGAAAATATCCAGCTGATCATGTCGATTGCCGCGCTTCATCTGAAAATGACTGCGGAAGAAATATGGCATGCGGTCACAGTCAATGCCGCATACGCCATAGGAAAAGGAGAAGAAGCCGGTCAGCTCAAAGCCGGCCGCTCAGCTGATCTTGTCATTTGGGAAGCCTCGAATTACATGTATATTCCGTATCACTATGGAGTCAATCATGTACATCAAGTCATGAAAAACGGAACAGTTGTTGTTAACAGGGAGAGAGCCATTTATGGATAA
- the hutG gene encoding formimidoylglutamase: protein MDKYPFLREAGSSFQDRDVTKMSDLIAKWDGQGIKGPALIGVPLSKSSISHSGASFAPGTIRQALKNTSAYSAELGEHVVSDLLYDLGDIDIHVTDIVKSHHQIFLTMHALLSDHPDWVPFILGGDNSISYSTIKAMAQTKGTIAVIQFDAHHDVRNTEDGGPTNGTPFRRLLDEEIIKGQHLIQLGIREFSNSLAYETYAKKHNVNIHTMGMVREKGLVPTIKEILPAIQTRTDFIFISVDMDVLDQSHAPGCPAIGPGGLYTDELLEAVKYIAQQPNVAGIEIVEVDPTLDFRDMTSRAAAHVLLHALKGMKFSPF from the coding sequence ATGGATAAATACCCTTTTCTCAGAGAGGCTGGTTCTTCGTTTCAAGACCGGGATGTAACAAAAATGAGCGACCTGATCGCAAAATGGGACGGCCAAGGCATTAAAGGGCCGGCATTGATAGGTGTCCCCCTATCAAAATCCTCCATCAGTCATTCAGGCGCTTCCTTTGCCCCCGGAACAATCCGCCAGGCTCTTAAAAACACATCTGCCTATTCTGCCGAGCTTGGAGAACATGTCGTATCTGACCTTCTTTACGACCTGGGAGATATTGATATTCATGTCACTGATATCGTAAAGTCACATCATCAAATCTTTCTTACCATGCATGCGCTACTTTCGGATCACCCAGATTGGGTGCCGTTCATACTCGGTGGAGATAACTCCATCAGCTACTCCACTATAAAAGCAATGGCACAAACGAAAGGAACGATCGCAGTTATTCAATTTGATGCCCATCATGATGTTCGGAACACGGAGGACGGAGGGCCGACCAACGGCACTCCCTTCCGCCGCCTTTTGGATGAAGAAATCATTAAAGGCCAGCATTTGATTCAGCTGGGCATCAGAGAATTCAGCAACAGCTTAGCGTATGAAACATATGCGAAAAAACATAACGTGAACATTCACACGATGGGCATGGTACGTGAAAAAGGACTAGTCCCGACGATAAAAGAGATTCTGCCTGCCATCCAAACGAGAACAGACTTCATTTTTATATCAGTTGATATGGATGTCTTAGACCAGTCCCATGCACCCGGCTGTCCAGCGATTGGCCCAGGCGGCCTTTATACAGACGAATTACTCGAAGCCGTCAAATACATCGCACAGCAGCCTAATGTCGCCGGGATTGAAATCGTTGAAGTCGACCCTACCCTCGATTTTCGAGATATGACTAGCAGAGCCGCGGCGCACGTTCTGTTACACGCATTAAAAGGAATGAAGTTCTCCCCGTTCTAA
- a CDS encoding amino acid permease, with translation MSLQGNSGQQLKRTMKSRHLFMISLGGVIGTGLFLSTGYTLNQAGPGGTILAYVIGGLMMYLVMQCLGELSVAMPVTGSFQKYATTFIGPSTGFMVGIMYWVNWVVTVGSEFTASGILMQRWFPDSSVWMWSAIFAALLFVCNAFSVKLFAETEFWFSSVKIVTIILFIILGGAAMFGLISLNGMADAPVFSNFTDHGGLFPNGFLAVFIAMISVSFAFSGTELIGVTAGESADPQKDIPRSIRNVAWRTVIFFIGAVFVLSGLISWKEAGVIESPFVAVFAEIGIPYAADIMNFVILTALLSVANSGLYASTRMLWSLANENMISSRFKKVTSKGIPLNALIISMAVSCLSLVSSIVAPGTVYVVMVAIAGFAGVVVWMSIALSQLLFRKRFLKKGGNVKDLTFRAPLYPFIPIAALLLCSASCIGLAFDPNQRIALFCGIPCIILCYLIFYFKRKLEKAKKNTQEDYQIDHIL, from the coding sequence GTGAGTCTTCAGGGAAACAGCGGCCAACAGCTAAAACGCACGATGAAAAGCAGGCACTTATTTATGATCTCATTGGGAGGCGTCATAGGCACAGGACTTTTCCTCAGCACAGGCTATACGCTAAATCAAGCTGGACCCGGCGGTACGATCCTCGCATATGTAATCGGCGGGTTGATGATGTACCTCGTCATGCAATGTCTCGGTGAATTGTCGGTCGCCATGCCCGTGACCGGTTCTTTTCAAAAATACGCCACAACATTCATCGGGCCATCTACCGGTTTTATGGTCGGCATCATGTACTGGGTGAATTGGGTGGTGACGGTAGGTTCAGAGTTTACCGCATCCGGCATTCTCATGCAGCGCTGGTTTCCTGACAGCAGCGTATGGATGTGGAGTGCAATTTTCGCAGCTCTCCTTTTCGTATGCAACGCATTTTCAGTCAAGTTATTTGCGGAAACCGAATTTTGGTTTTCCAGCGTAAAGATTGTCACCATCATTTTATTTATCATTTTAGGAGGAGCCGCCATGTTCGGCCTGATCTCTCTAAACGGGATGGCTGATGCTCCTGTGTTTTCAAATTTCACAGATCATGGAGGGTTGTTTCCGAACGGCTTTCTCGCCGTATTTATCGCTATGATATCTGTGAGTTTCGCCTTTTCTGGAACAGAATTAATCGGAGTCACAGCAGGAGAATCAGCAGATCCTCAAAAAGATATTCCGCGCTCCATTCGTAATGTCGCATGGAGAACAGTCATTTTTTTCATTGGTGCCGTCTTCGTATTATCCGGACTGATTTCATGGAAAGAAGCAGGAGTGATTGAAAGCCCCTTTGTAGCAGTGTTTGCAGAAATCGGAATCCCTTACGCCGCAGATATTATGAATTTCGTGATATTAACAGCCTTGCTTTCCGTTGCCAATTCAGGCCTGTATGCCTCAACCCGTATGCTGTGGTCTTTAGCAAATGAAAACATGATCAGCTCTCGTTTTAAAAAAGTCACATCTAAAGGCATCCCACTAAATGCCCTAATCATCAGTATGGCCGTATCTTGTTTATCTCTCGTTTCCAGTATCGTGGCGCCCGGAACTGTTTATGTGGTGATGGTAGCGATTGCTGGGTTCGCAGGAGTTGTGGTCTGGATGAGCATTGCCCTGTCTCAGCTCTTATTTAGAAAGAGATTTCTTAAAAAAGGGGGGAATGTTAAAGATCTGACATTTCGCGCACCGCTTTATCCTTTTATACCTATAGCCGCTCTTTTATTATGTTCAGCTTCTTGTATCGGTCTCGCTTTTGATCCCAATCAAAGAATCGCACTATTCTGCGGAATTCCTTGTATCATCCTTTGCTATCTCATCTTCTATTTCAAAAGAAAGCTTGAGAAAGCAAAAAAAAACACCCAAGAGGATTATCAGATCGATCATATCCTTTAA
- a CDS encoding pyrimidine-nucleoside phosphorylase — MRMVDIIIKKQNGKELTTEEIQFFVNGYTDGSIPDYQASSLAMAIFFQDMSDRERADLTMAMVNSGETIDLSAIEGIKVDKHSTGGVGDTTTLVLAPLVAALDVPVAKMSGRGLGHTGGTIDKLEAIDGFHVELSKDEFIKLVNRDKVAVIGQSGNLTPADKKLYALRDVTGTVNSIPLIASSIMSKKIAAGADAIVLDVKTGAGAFMKTEEDAAELAKAMVRIGNNVGRQTMAVISDMSQPLGFAIGNALEVKEAIDTLKGKGPEDLHELVLTLGSQMVVLAKKADTLDEARAKLEEVMKNGKALEKFKDFLKNQGGDSSIVDEPSKLPQAAYQIDVPAKEAGFVSEIVADEIGVAAMLLGAGRATKEDEIDLAVGIMLRKKVGDKVEKGEPLVTLYANRENVDEVMAKVYDNIRIAAEAKAPKLIHTLITE, encoded by the coding sequence ATGAGAATGGTAGATATTATCATCAAAAAACAGAACGGAAAAGAACTCACCACAGAAGAAATTCAATTTTTCGTGAACGGCTATACGGATGGAAGCATTCCTGATTATCAGGCAAGCTCGCTTGCCATGGCGATTTTTTTCCAGGATATGAGTGACCGCGAGCGTGCGGATTTGACGATGGCTATGGTGAACTCCGGTGAAACGATTGATCTTTCTGCCATTGAAGGAATTAAAGTGGATAAACACTCCACCGGCGGCGTCGGCGACACGACAACACTCGTTCTCGCCCCGCTTGTTGCGGCTCTTGATGTGCCGGTAGCCAAAATGTCCGGACGCGGCCTCGGACATACAGGCGGAACGATTGATAAATTAGAAGCGATCGACGGCTTTCACGTGGAGCTGTCGAAGGACGAATTTATTAAGCTTGTGAATCGCGATAAGGTCGCCGTCATTGGCCAAAGCGGCAATTTAACGCCGGCTGATAAAAAACTGTACGCGCTTCGTGATGTGACAGGAACGGTCAATTCCATCCCGCTCATCGCAAGCTCGATTATGAGCAAGAAAATCGCTGCCGGGGCGGATGCTATTGTACTCGACGTGAAAACGGGAGCGGGCGCCTTCATGAAAACGGAAGAAGACGCGGCTGAACTCGCCAAAGCGATGGTACGCATCGGAAATAACGTCGGCCGCCAAACAATGGCAGTCATTTCCGACATGTCCCAGCCGCTCGGCTTTGCGATTGGAAATGCGCTTGAAGTCAAAGAAGCGATTGACACGCTCAAAGGCAAGGGCCCTGAGGATCTTCATGAGCTTGTTTTAACGCTCGGAAGCCAAATGGTTGTGCTTGCGAAAAAAGCCGATACATTAGACGAGGCGAGAGCGAAGCTGGAAGAAGTCATGAAAAACGGCAAAGCGCTTGAGAAGTTCAAGGATTTCCTGAAAAACCAAGGCGGCGACAGCTCGATTGTTGACGAGCCGTCTAAGCTTCCGCAGGCTGCTTATCAGATTGATGTGCCTGCCAAAGAAGCCGGTTTCGTTTCTGAAATCGTCGCGGACGAAATCGGTGTCGCAGCCATGCTGTTAGGTGCCGGCCGCGCCACAAAAGAAGACGAAATCGATTTAGCCGTCGGCATCATGCTCCGCAAAAAGGTCGGCGACAAGGTAGAAAAAGGCGAACCACTCGTCACGCTTTACGCCAACCGCGAGAACGTCGATGAAGTCATGGCGAAAGTCTATGACAACATCCGCATCGCAGCAGAGGCGAAGGCGCCGAAGCTGATTCATACGTTAATTACGGAATAA